From a region of the Aliiroseovarius sediminilitoris genome:
- a CDS encoding CDP-alcohol phosphatidyltransferase family protein: protein MLDAYARKLIDPPLNVAGRGLAQLGIGANAVTLAGLGFGLAAAGAVAMGAFTVGLGLILASRLSDGLDGAVARATHRTDFGGYLDITSDFLFYGAVPLGFVLYDPQTNGIAGAVLLLSFYVNGASFLGYAILAERKGIGTQAQGVKSLHYSNGLLEGTETIVFFILLCLLPTYFAPLAYLFGALCFATAILRVWGAYQAFGDITTDRQET from the coding sequence ATGTTGGACGCCTATGCACGCAAACTGATTGACCCGCCGCTGAACGTGGCCGGGCGGGGTTTGGCACAGCTGGGCATAGGAGCAAACGCGGTGACGCTTGCCGGGTTGGGTTTTGGTCTGGCAGCGGCAGGGGCCGTTGCGATGGGTGCGTTTACGGTGGGTTTGGGCCTGATTCTGGCCTCGCGCCTTTCCGATGGGTTGGACGGAGCCGTGGCGCGCGCGACCCACAGAACCGACTTTGGCGGCTATCTGGATATCACCTCGGACTTTCTGTTCTACGGTGCGGTGCCGTTGGGGTTCGTGCTGTATGATCCGCAGACCAACGGAATCGCAGGCGCGGTCCTTCTTTTGTCCTTCTACGTCAACGGGGCGAGCTTTCTGGGCTATGCCATTCTGGCCGAGCGGAAGGGCATCGGCACCCAGGCCCAGGGCGTCAAATCGCTTCACTATTCGAACGGTTTGCTGGAGGGGACCGAAACCATCGTCTTCTTCATCCTTCTCTGCCTTCTGCCCACATATTTCGCGCCGCTCGCGTATCTGTTCGGCGCACTTTGTTTTGCCACTGCGATCTTGCGCGTCTGGGGCGCGTATCAGGCGTTTGGCGACATCACAACCGACCGACAGGAGACCTGA